A stretch of the Bacillus anthracis str. Vollum genome encodes the following:
- a CDS encoding bifunctional cystathionine gamma-lyase/homocysteine desulfhydrase, translated as MRAKTKLIHGIRIGEPSTGSVNVPIYQTSTYKQEAVGKHQGYEYSRTGNPTRAALEEMIAVLENGHAGFAFGSGMAAITATIMLFSKGDHVILTDDVYGGTYRVITKVLNRFGIEHTFVDTTNLEEVEEAIRPNTKAIYVETPTNPLLKITDIKKISTLAKEKGLLTIIDNTFMTPYWQSPISLGADIVLHSATKYLGGHSDVVAGLVVVNSPQLAEDLHFVQNSTGGILGPQDSFLLLRGLKTLGIRMEEHETNSRAIAEFLNNHPKVNKVYYPGLASHQNHELATEQANGFGAIISFDVDSEETLNKVLERLQYFTLAESLGAVESLISIPSQMTHASIPADRRKELGITDTLIRISVGIEDGEDLIEDLAQALA; from the coding sequence ATGAGAGCAAAGACAAAGTTAATTCATGGTATTCGCATAGGAGAACCTTCAACTGGATCTGTAAATGTACCGATTTATCAAACGAGTACGTACAAACAAGAAGCAGTTGGTAAGCATCAAGGATATGAATATTCACGTACAGGAAACCCAACACGTGCAGCTTTAGAAGAAATGATTGCTGTATTAGAAAACGGTCATGCTGGTTTTGCATTTGGCTCAGGAATGGCGGCTATTACAGCTACGATTATGTTGTTCTCAAAAGGTGACCACGTTATTTTAACAGATGATGTGTATGGTGGAACGTACCGCGTGATTACGAAAGTATTAAACCGCTTCGGTATTGAGCATACATTTGTAGATACAACAAACTTAGAGGAAGTCGAAGAAGCGATTCGTCCAAATACGAAAGCAATTTATGTAGAAACACCAACGAATCCATTACTAAAAATTACTGATATTAAAAAAATATCTACTCTTGCTAAAGAGAAAGGTTTATTAACAATTATTGATAACACATTCATGACGCCATATTGGCAGTCGCCGATCTCTTTAGGAGCAGATATTGTACTTCATAGTGCAACGAAATATTTAGGAGGTCATAGTGACGTAGTTGCAGGTTTAGTAGTTGTAAATAGCCCGCAATTAGCAGAAGACCTTCACTTTGTACAAAACTCAACAGGAGGTATTCTTGGCCCGCAAGATAGCTTCTTACTACTTCGTGGTTTAAAAACATTAGGAATTCGAATGGAAGAGCATGAAACGAATTCACGCGCAATTGCTGAGTTTTTAAATAATCATCCAAAAGTAAATAAAGTATATTACCCAGGTCTTGCATCACATCAAAACCATGAATTAGCAACAGAACAAGCAAATGGATTTGGTGCTATTATCTCATTTGATGTAGATAGCGAAGAAACATTAAATAAAGTACTTGAGAGATTACAATACTTTACACTAGCGGAAAGTTTAGGAGCAGTAGAAAGTTTAATTTCTATCCCATCTCAAATGACACATGCATCAATCCCAGCAGATCGTCGCAAAGAACTAGGAATTACAGATACATTAATTCGAATTTCTGTCGGTATTGAAGACGGAGAAGATTTAATTGAAGATTTAGCACAAGCGTTAGCATAG
- the mtnN gene encoding 5'-methylthioadenosine/S-adenosylhomocysteine nucleosidase — MRIAVIGAMEEEVRILRDKLEQAETETVAGCEFTKGQLAGHEVILLKSGIGKVNAAMSTTILLERYKPEKVINTGSAGGFHHSLNVGDVVISTEVRHHDVDVTAFNYEYGQVPGMPPGFKADEALVALAEKCMQAEENIQVVKGMIATGDSFMSDPNRVAAIRDKFENLYAVEMEAAAVAQVCHQYEVPFVIIRALSDIAGKESNVSFDQFLDQAALHSTNFIVKVLEELK, encoded by the coding sequence TTGAGAATTGCTGTAATTGGAGCAATGGAAGAAGAAGTACGTATTTTACGTGACAAATTAGAACAAGCAGAAACAGAAACGGTTGCGGGTTGTGAATTTACGAAAGGGCAATTAGCAGGACATGAAGTAATCTTGTTAAAGTCTGGTATTGGTAAAGTAAATGCAGCGATGTCAACGACAATTTTATTAGAAAGATATAAGCCTGAAAAAGTAATCAATACTGGTTCAGCTGGTGGATTCCATCATTCTCTAAATGTTGGAGATGTCGTTATTTCAACAGAAGTTCGTCACCATGACGTAGATGTAACAGCATTTAACTATGAATATGGTCAAGTACCAGGAATGCCGCCTGGATTCAAGGCTGATGAAGCATTAGTTGCATTAGCTGAGAAATGTATGCAGGCAGAAGAAAATATTCAAGTTGTAAAAGGTATGATTGCAACAGGTGATTCATTTATGAGTGATCCGAATCGCGTTGCAGCCATTCGTGATAAATTCGAAAATCTTTATGCAGTAGAAATGGAAGCAGCAGCTGTTGCACAAGTATGCCACCAATATGAAGTTCCGTTTGTTATCATTCGCGCACTTTCTGATATTGCTGGTAAAGAATCAAATGTTTCATTTGATCAATTTTTAGATCAAGCAGCTCTTCATTCTACAAACTTTATTGTAAAAGTATTAGAAGAGTTAAAGTAA
- a CDS encoding class I SAM-dependent methyltransferase has protein sequence MGTEFNGLFDEWAHTYDSFVQGEDIQYKEVFAHYEDILEDVVNKSFGNVLEFGVGTGNLTNKLLLAGRTVYGIEPSREMRMIAKEKLPKEFSITEGDFLSFEVPNSIDTIVSTYAFHHLTDDEKNVAIAKYSQLLNKGGKIVFADTIFADQDAYDKTVEAAKQRGFHQLANDLQTEYYTRIPVMQTIFENNGFHVTFTRLNHFVWVMEATKQ, from the coding sequence ATGGGTACAGAATTTAATGGTTTATTTGATGAGTGGGCTCATACGTACGACTCATTTGTACAAGGTGAAGATATACAATATAAAGAAGTTTTCGCCCATTATGAGGACATTCTAGAGGATGTAGTTAACAAGTCATTTGGTAATGTATTAGAATTTGGTGTTGGTACTGGTAATTTAACAAATAAATTATTACTTGCTGGCCGCACAGTTTACGGTATAGAACCGTCACGTGAAATGCGCATGATTGCAAAAGAGAAATTGCCAAAAGAGTTTTCCATTACAGAAGGTGATTTTCTTTCGTTTGAAGTCCCAAATTCAATTGATACCATAGTAAGCACCTATGCATTTCATCATTTAACAGATGATGAAAAAAATGTAGCGATTGCGAAGTATAGTCAATTGCTAAACAAAGGTGGTAAAATAGTCTTTGCTGATACGATATTTGCAGATCAAGATGCATATGATAAAACTGTTGAAGCAGCAAAACAAAGAGGTTTTCATCAGTTAGCAAACGATCTGCAAACGGAATACTATACACGTATTCCAGTTATGCAGACTATTTTTGAAAACAATGGCTTCCATGTAACGTTTACGAGATTAAATCATTTCGTGTGGGTAATGGAGGCAACTAAGCAATAG
- the udk gene encoding uridine kinase: MGTNKPVVIGIAGGSGSGKTSVTKAIFDHFKGHSILILEQDYYYKDQSHLPMEERLKTNYDHPLAFDNDLLIEHLQQLLAYKQVDKPVYDYTLHTRSEEIIPVEPKDVIILEGILILEDPRLCELMDIKLFVDTDADLRILRRMQRDIKERGRTMDSVIDQYVNVVRPMHNQFIEPSKKFADIIIPEGGQNHVAIDSMVTKIATILEQKVNL; the protein is encoded by the coding sequence ATGGGGACGAATAAGCCTGTTGTAATTGGAATTGCTGGTGGTTCAGGGTCAGGTAAGACAAGTGTAACGAAAGCGATTTTTGACCATTTTAAAGGTCATTCCATTTTAATCTTAGAGCAAGATTATTATTACAAAGATCAAAGCCATTTACCAATGGAAGAACGTTTAAAAACAAATTATGATCATCCATTAGCGTTTGATAATGATTTGTTAATTGAACATTTGCAGCAGTTGCTTGCATATAAACAAGTAGATAAACCTGTATATGACTATACATTGCATACGCGTTCAGAAGAAATTATTCCAGTTGAGCCGAAAGATGTAATCATTTTAGAAGGAATTCTTATTTTAGAAGACCCACGTCTTTGTGAGTTAATGGACATTAAGCTATTCGTTGATACAGATGCGGACCTTCGTATCCTGCGCCGCATGCAGCGTGATATTAAAGAACGCGGTCGTACGATGGATTCAGTTATTGATCAATATGTAAATGTTGTACGTCCAATGCACAATCAATTTATTGAGCCTTCTAAGAAGTTTGCGGATATTATTATCCCTGAAGGTGGACAAAACCACGTTGCAATTGATAGTATGGTTACAAAAATTGCAACAATTCTTGAACAAAAAGTAAATTTGTAA
- a CDS encoding peptidoglycan D,D-transpeptidase FtsI family protein — protein MKIKRRITIVLICFICVMFILLCRLIQIQIIDTESFTDRKINLIEKSVTQRTQSITLDDGRGHFIDRNGQEIGEKKYPVLIIFPFLQIKNDMLEKIAHIIGMSRQEIESQMKDKKSAFIMQRGNGPFRLAREQMEKVNQLNVLGIVAAEVRLRQTSVMNHLIGNVGENEREFQKRYGEVRKISKQTPIGISGLQQAFDEFLLTDGEAKVLYQVDRQGEPIFGKQAKYTSPGNPFYPVTIQTTLHNELQKKAEEVVEASEIKKGGLVLLDVKKNEILAMVSKPSVQVKDESLYKNTLENQMLTPHFPGSVFKTIVAAAALDQNENVFNRTFNCNKDLYGEDHPKVMMGTLSFKESFARSCNRTFSELGNELIQKDRMVLETYVAALGGADKVGWRGSVFHTTHFEQMPEEKSITIWRSEGDKNSKKAVAQTAIGQKDVRMSPLAIANMMATIARGGEKMEVKAVEKIMYKNGTDFYTFEDHTLGGKQLSYETVKTLQQLLRSVVTTEKGTGAAFSSLPLSVAGKSGTAQTGKGTKENRWFAGYFPYENPRYALVVVDVETSSNVNAVTPIFKAIVESIYRLENEK, from the coding sequence ATGAAAATAAAACGGAGAATTACAATTGTTTTAATTTGTTTTATATGTGTCATGTTTATATTACTTTGTCGTTTAATTCAAATACAAATTATCGATACGGAATCATTTACGGATCGTAAGATTAATTTAATTGAAAAAAGTGTTACACAGCGGACGCAATCCATTACGTTAGATGATGGACGAGGCCATTTTATAGATCGTAATGGTCAGGAAATAGGTGAGAAAAAGTATCCTGTTTTAATTATTTTTCCCTTTCTACAAATAAAAAATGACATGTTAGAGAAGATTGCGCATATCATTGGTATGTCGAGACAAGAGATTGAAAGTCAAATGAAAGATAAGAAAAGTGCATTTATTATGCAAAGAGGAAATGGACCATTTCGCTTGGCACGAGAGCAGATGGAGAAGGTGAATCAATTAAATGTATTAGGCATTGTAGCAGCTGAAGTTCGTTTGCGGCAAACTAGCGTGATGAATCATTTAATTGGCAATGTGGGTGAGAATGAACGAGAATTTCAAAAACGGTACGGAGAAGTAAGAAAAATTTCAAAACAAACGCCGATTGGCATTTCAGGATTACAGCAAGCATTTGATGAATTTCTTTTGACTGATGGAGAGGCAAAAGTATTGTATCAAGTGGACCGGCAAGGAGAACCGATTTTTGGAAAACAAGCGAAATATACATCACCTGGAAATCCATTTTATCCAGTGACGATTCAAACTACTTTACATAACGAGTTACAGAAGAAAGCAGAAGAAGTAGTTGAAGCAAGTGAAATAAAGAAGGGAGGATTAGTGCTACTTGATGTAAAGAAAAATGAAATTTTAGCGATGGTCAGCAAACCATCTGTACAGGTGAAAGATGAGAGTTTATATAAAAATACACTTGAAAATCAAATGTTAACACCACATTTTCCCGGTTCTGTTTTTAAAACAATAGTTGCAGCGGCAGCGCTTGATCAAAATGAAAATGTTTTTAATCGCACATTTAATTGTAATAAAGATTTATATGGTGAAGACCACCCAAAAGTTATGATGGGTACACTTAGTTTTAAAGAGAGTTTTGCTAGAAGCTGTAACAGGACATTTTCAGAGTTAGGCAACGAGTTAATACAAAAGGATAGGATGGTGTTAGAAACTTATGTAGCGGCTTTAGGAGGCGCTGATAAGGTTGGATGGAGAGGTTCTGTATTTCATACAACTCATTTTGAACAAATGCCAGAGGAGAAGAGTATTACGATTTGGCGGAGTGAAGGAGATAAGAATAGTAAAAAGGCGGTAGCGCAAACCGCAATTGGACAGAAAGATGTACGCATGTCACCTCTAGCAATTGCAAATATGATGGCGACGATTGCTAGAGGTGGAGAAAAGATGGAAGTGAAAGCTGTTGAAAAAATAATGTATAAAAACGGAACGGACTTTTATACATTTGAAGACCATACATTAGGTGGGAAACAGCTTTCATATGAAACAGTGAAAACATTACAACAGTTATTAAGGAGCGTTGTGACAACGGAGAAAGGCACAGGAGCAGCATTCAGTTCATTACCATTAAGTGTCGCGGGAAAATCTGGGACAGCGCAAACAGGAAAAGGAACGAAAGAGAATCGTTGGTTTGCAGGTTATTTTCCATATGAAAATCCAAGATATGCTTTAGTTGTTGTGGATGTAGAAACGAGTAGCAATGTAAATGCAGTTACACCTATTTTTAAAGCGATTGTAGAATCAATCTATCGATTAGAGAATGAAAAGTAA
- a CDS encoding YrrS family protein, which produces MAGGSRFQQKQQKRRQNGVLNIAIAIVLVAVAIVAYQLFVPDTKEQASSSDKKVSQQTTKENKSEKAKGKEETKKNEQEKTEAKKKEEEKLKAEEEQKKAEEEAKANEKVPAEKTQPKATDAYTKSSWKPVGTEQGATPAMTFKKGTADWNEMNQAISAAIDVPVEQLIIHRIGNNGKNKAYGNVQDKQSGKRYYVNIDWVENEGWKPVLVQTLN; this is translated from the coding sequence ATGGCAGGAGGATCTAGATTCCAACAGAAACAACAAAAACGTCGTCAAAACGGTGTTTTAAATATTGCAATCGCTATTGTACTAGTAGCAGTAGCTATTGTAGCATATCAATTGTTTGTTCCTGATACGAAAGAGCAAGCGTCTTCTAGCGATAAAAAGGTGTCTCAGCAAACAACGAAAGAGAATAAGTCTGAGAAAGCTAAAGGCAAAGAAGAGACGAAGAAGAATGAACAAGAGAAAACAGAGGCTAAGAAGAAAGAAGAAGAAAAGCTAAAGGCTGAAGAAGAACAGAAAAAAGCTGAAGAAGAAGCGAAAGCTAACGAGAAAGTACCAGCTGAAAAAACACAGCCAAAGGCAACTGACGCTTATACGAAATCTTCTTGGAAGCCAGTAGGAACAGAGCAAGGTGCAACACCTGCGATGACGTTTAAAAAAGGTACAGCAGATTGGAATGAGATGAATCAAGCGATTTCAGCTGCAATTGACGTTCCGGTAGAGCAATTAATTATTCATCGAATCGGAAATAACGGTAAGAATAAAGCTTACGGTAACGTACAAGATAAACAATCAGGTAAAAGATATTATGTAAATATTGATTGGGTAGAGAATGAGGGCTGGAAACCAGTACTTGTTCAAACTCTAAACTAA
- a CDS encoding YrzA family protein yields MSFTFEMLEDKVEFFEAGDLASLERKISEQIDNNKALMLEVHHISHQMVMDPESKRPYYSAVVHFKLKKLR; encoded by the coding sequence ATGTCATTTACCTTTGAAATGTTAGAAGATAAAGTAGAATTTTTTGAAGCGGGAGACTTAGCTTCTTTAGAACGAAAAATTAGTGAACAAATCGATAATAATAAAGCACTTATGCTTGAAGTTCATCACATCTCACATCAAATGGTTATGGATCCTGAAAGCAAAAGACCATATTATAGCGCAGTTGTTCATTTTAAATTAAAGAAATTACGCTAA
- the adhE gene encoding bifunctional acetaldehyde-CoA/alcohol dehydrogenase has translation MVVKEKVVNEMQEVKEMIDTLVNNGRKALQALESFTQEQIDNIVHEMALAGVDQHMPLAKLAVEETGRGVYEDKCIKNIFATEYIWHSIKKDKTVGIIHEDPHEEIIEIAEPVGVVAGVTPVTNPTSTTMFKALIAIKTRNPIIFAFHPSAQNCSVAAAKTVYDAAVKAGAPKHCIQWIEKPSVEATKQLMNHEGVALVLATGGAGMVKSAYSTGKPALGVGPGNVPCYIEKSAHIKRAVNDLILSKTFDNGMICASEQAIIVDKEIYDDVKTEMITNDCYFVTEEERRKLEKLVINENTCAVNSDIVGKSAQYIAELVGITVPKNTKMLVAEIQGIGAAYPLSREKLSPVLACVKANSLEEGFTYCEEMLNLGGLGHSAVIHSVNKEVQKQFGLRMKACRLIVNAPSSQGGIGDIYNGFIPSLTLGCGSYGKNSVSQNVTATHLLNIKRLANRKKNMQWFKLPPKIYFEKHATAYLANMPNISRAFIVTDPGMVEHGYVDTVAHYLRKHANDVKVEVFFEVEPDPSDETVFKGAEMMRSFQPDVIIALGGGSAMDAAKGMWLFYEYPETTFYGIKQKFLDIRKRTCKYPELGSKAQFVAIPTTSGTGSEVTPFAVITDKKNNIKYPLADYELTPDVAIVDPQFVMTVPPHVTADTGMDVLTHAIEAYVSVLANDYTDGLALKAIDLVFKYLPRAFKDGHDEEAREKMHNASAIAGMAFANAFLGINHSLAHKIGPEFHIPHGRANAILMPHVIRYNAIKPRKHALFPKYEHFVADERYAHIARMLGLPASSVAEGVESLDKAIIDLGKSLNINMSIAGQGVAKDQFEEVVGLLAERAFEDQCTTANPKLPLISELKEIYMKAYKGE, from the coding sequence ATGGTAGTCAAAGAGAAAGTTGTAAATGAAATGCAGGAAGTAAAAGAGATGATTGATACGTTAGTGAATAACGGTCGGAAGGCTTTACAAGCATTAGAAAGTTTTACACAAGAGCAAATTGACAACATTGTTCATGAAATGGCATTAGCAGGTGTTGATCAACATATGCCTCTTGCGAAGTTGGCTGTTGAAGAAACAGGTCGTGGTGTATACGAAGATAAATGCATTAAAAATATTTTTGCTACTGAATATATTTGGCATAGCATAAAGAAAGATAAAACAGTAGGGATTATTCACGAAGACCCTCATGAAGAAATAATAGAAATTGCGGAGCCCGTCGGTGTAGTAGCTGGGGTAACACCAGTAACGAATCCAACATCGACAACAATGTTTAAAGCATTAATAGCGATAAAAACGAGAAATCCAATTATTTTCGCATTTCATCCTTCAGCACAAAACTGTTCTGTTGCAGCCGCGAAAACAGTATACGATGCAGCGGTGAAGGCGGGGGCACCAAAACATTGTATTCAGTGGATTGAAAAGCCTTCTGTCGAAGCAACGAAACAATTAATGAACCATGAAGGTGTTGCGCTTGTTTTAGCAACTGGAGGGGCTGGTATGGTGAAATCAGCTTATTCTACTGGAAAACCAGCGCTAGGTGTAGGTCCTGGTAATGTACCATGTTATATAGAGAAATCAGCGCATATAAAACGAGCGGTTAATGATTTGATTTTATCAAAAACGTTTGATAACGGGATGATTTGTGCATCAGAACAAGCAATCATTGTAGACAAGGAAATTTATGATGATGTGAAAACAGAAATGATTACAAATGATTGTTACTTTGTAACAGAGGAAGAGAGAAGAAAATTAGAAAAGCTTGTTATTAATGAAAATACATGTGCAGTAAATAGTGATATTGTAGGGAAATCTGCACAGTATATTGCCGAATTAGTTGGAATTACTGTACCTAAAAATACAAAAATGCTTGTAGCTGAAATACAAGGCATCGGAGCCGCATATCCACTATCTCGTGAGAAGTTAAGTCCAGTATTAGCTTGTGTAAAAGCAAATTCATTAGAAGAAGGATTTACATATTGTGAAGAAATGTTAAACCTCGGTGGCTTAGGGCATTCAGCAGTTATCCATTCTGTAAATAAAGAAGTGCAAAAGCAATTTGGATTACGTATGAAAGCTTGCCGCCTTATTGTAAATGCTCCTTCATCACAAGGTGGAATCGGTGACATATATAATGGATTTATTCCATCACTTACGCTTGGCTGCGGTTCCTACGGGAAAAACTCGGTTTCTCAAAACGTAACAGCGACGCACTTATTAAATATAAAAAGGTTGGCAAATAGAAAAAAGAATATGCAGTGGTTCAAATTACCACCAAAAATTTATTTTGAAAAACATGCGACAGCATATTTAGCAAATATGCCTAACATTTCACGTGCGTTTATTGTAACGGATCCAGGAATGGTTGAGCATGGATATGTAGATACGGTCGCGCATTATTTACGTAAACATGCAAATGATGTGAAAGTAGAAGTTTTCTTTGAGGTTGAGCCAGATCCATCAGATGAAACTGTTTTTAAAGGTGCGGAAATGATGAGAAGTTTTCAGCCTGATGTCATCATCGCACTTGGTGGTGGTTCAGCGATGGATGCAGCGAAAGGGATGTGGCTTTTCTATGAGTACCCAGAAACAACATTCTATGGAATTAAACAGAAGTTTTTAGATATAAGAAAACGTACATGTAAATATCCGGAATTAGGAAGTAAGGCGCAGTTTGTTGCCATTCCAACAACATCTGGAACAGGATCAGAAGTGACACCATTTGCGGTTATTACAGATAAGAAAAATAATATAAAGTATCCACTTGCCGATTATGAATTAACGCCAGATGTAGCAATTGTTGATCCGCAATTTGTAATGACAGTACCACCACATGTAACAGCAGATACTGGGATGGACGTATTAACGCATGCAATCGAGGCATATGTGTCTGTTTTAGCAAATGATTATACAGATGGATTAGCATTAAAGGCCATTGATCTCGTATTTAAATATTTACCAAGAGCATTTAAAGATGGACATGATGAAGAAGCACGAGAAAAAATGCATAATGCTTCTGCAATTGCAGGGATGGCATTTGCAAATGCATTCCTAGGTATTAATCACAGTTTAGCGCATAAAATTGGACCAGAATTCCATATTCCGCATGGACGTGCGAATGCAATTCTTATGCCGCACGTAATTCGTTATAATGCTATTAAGCCAAGAAAACATGCATTGTTCCCAAAATATGAGCACTTTGTGGCTGATGAACGCTATGCACATATTGCGAGAATGCTCGGGCTACCAGCAAGTTCGGTGGCAGAAGGTGTAGAATCACTCGACAAAGCAATTATTGATCTCGGAAAAAGTTTAAATATAAATATGAGTATTGCGGGACAAGGAGTTGCTAAAGACCAATTTGAAGAGGTTGTTGGATTATTAGCAGAAAGAGCTTTTGAAGATCAATGTACAACAGCTAATCCGAAATTACCTCTCATTTCAGAGCTGAAAGAAATTTATATGAAAGCATATAAAGGTGAGTAA
- the greA gene encoding transcription elongation factor GreA, producing the protein MATEKTYPMTQEGKQKLENELEDLKTVKRKEVVERIKIARSFGDLSENSEYDAAKDEQAFVEGRITQLENMIRNAVIITDNGEESTVVTLGKTVTFKELPNGDEEAYTIVGSAEADPFEGRISNDSPIAKSLLGKQIGEKVAIQTPGGEMQVEIISVK; encoded by the coding sequence ATGGCAACAGAAAAAACATACCCTATGACGCAAGAGGGTAAGCAAAAACTAGAGAACGAACTTGAGGATTTAAAAACGGTAAAACGTAAAGAAGTTGTAGAGCGCATTAAGATTGCACGTAGCTTCGGAGATCTTTCTGAGAACTCTGAGTATGATGCAGCGAAAGATGAGCAAGCGTTCGTAGAAGGACGTATTACACAATTAGAAAACATGATCCGTAACGCAGTTATCATCACAGATAATGGCGAAGAATCTACTGTTGTTACATTAGGTAAGACAGTAACATTTAAAGAATTACCAAATGGAGATGAAGAAGCTTACACAATCGTAGGTAGTGCGGAAGCAGACCCATTTGAAGGAAGAATTTCTAACGATTCTCCAATCGCGAAAAGCTTATTAGGTAAGCAAATTGGTGAGAAGGTAGCAATCCAAACACCAGGTGGAGAAATGCAAGTAGAGATTATCTCTGTAAAATAA
- a CDS encoding O-acetylserine dependent cystathionine beta-synthase: MNVYRGVHELIGHTPIVEITRFSLPEGVRLFAKLEFYNPGGSVKDRLGRELIEDALEKGLVTEGGTIIEPTAGNTGIGLALAALQHDLRVIVCVPEKFSIEKQELMKALGATVVHTPTEQGMTGAIAKAKELVNEIPNSYSPSQFANEANPRAYFKTLGPELWSALNGEINIFVAGAGTGGTFMGTASYLKEKNIDIKTVIVEPEGSILNGGKAGSHETEGIGLEFIPPFLKTSYFDEIHTISDRNAFLRVKELAQKEGLLVGSSSGAAFHASLLEAEKAAPGTNIVTIFPDSSERYLSKDIYKGWE; this comes from the coding sequence ATGAATGTATATCGTGGAGTTCATGAGTTAATTGGTCATACACCAATTGTGGAAATTACTCGTTTTTCACTTCCAGAAGGGGTCCGTTTATTTGCAAAGCTTGAATTTTATAATCCAGGCGGAAGCGTTAAGGACCGGCTAGGAAGAGAATTAATAGAAGATGCGCTAGAAAAAGGGCTTGTTACAGAGGGCGGAACAATTATTGAACCGACTGCTGGAAATACTGGTATTGGACTGGCACTTGCAGCGTTACAACATGATTTACGCGTTATTGTTTGTGTACCAGAGAAATTTAGTATTGAAAAACAAGAATTAATGAAAGCACTAGGTGCAACGGTCGTGCATACACCGACTGAGCAAGGGATGACCGGTGCAATTGCAAAAGCGAAAGAGTTAGTAAATGAAATACCGAATTCATACTCTCCAAGTCAGTTTGCGAATGAAGCAAACCCTCGTGCTTATTTCAAAACACTAGGTCCTGAACTTTGGTCGGCACTTAACGGAGAGATTAACATATTTGTTGCAGGAGCAGGAACTGGCGGAACATTTATGGGGACTGCATCTTATTTGAAAGAAAAAAATATAGATATAAAAACAGTTATTGTGGAACCAGAAGGATCCATTTTAAATGGTGGTAAAGCTGGCTCACATGAAACAGAAGGGATTGGCCTTGAATTCATCCCGCCATTTTTGAAAACATCTTATTTTGATGAGATTCATACAATTTCTGATCGAAATGCATTTTTACGAGTGAAAGAATTAGCACAAAAAGAAGGATTGCTCGTTGGGAGCTCTTCAGGAGCAGCGTTTCATGCAAGTTTACTTGAAGCAGAGAAAGCGGCGCCAGGTACAAATATTGTAACGATTTTTCCTGATAGTAGTGAGCGCTATTTAAGTAAAGACATATACAAAGGATGGGAATAA